In Drosophila yakuba strain Tai18E2 chromosome 2R, Prin_Dyak_Tai18E2_2.1, whole genome shotgun sequence, a single genomic region encodes these proteins:
- the LOC26535396 gene encoding bomanin Short 1 encodes MKFFSVVTVFVLGLLAAANAVPLSPDSGNIIINGPCESCNIDNGK; translated from the exons ATGAAATTCTTCTCCGTCGTCACCGTCTTCGTACTCGGTCTGCTGGCTGCGGCCAACG CTGTTCCACTTTCGCCCGATTCAGGAAACATAATCATCAACGGCCCCTGCGAAAGTTGCAACATCGACAATGGCAAGTAG
- the LOC26534962 gene encoding bomanin Short 1, which translates to MKFFSVVTVFVLGLLAVANAVPLSPDQQLIINGSCEGCTINNGK; encoded by the exons ATGAAATTCTTCTCCGTCGTCACCGTCTTCGTACTCGGTCTGCTGGCTGTTGCCAACG ctgTTCCACTGTCGCCCGATCAACAACTCATCATCAACGGCTCCTGCGAAGGTTGCACCATCAACAATGGCAAGTAG
- the LOC26534605 gene encoding bomanin Short 1 yields the protein MKFFSVVTVFVLGLLAVANAVPLSPDPGNVIINGRCTYCTISNSK from the exons ATGAAATTCTTCTCCGTCGTCACCGTCTTCGTACTTGGTCTGCTGGCTGTTGCCAACG CTGTTCCACTGTCGCCCGATCCAGGAAACGTGATCATCAACGGCCGCTGCACTTATTGCACCATCAGCAATAGCAAGTAG